In Methanoregula sp. UBA64, one DNA window encodes the following:
- a CDS encoding class I SAM-dependent methyltransferase, with amino-acid sequence MAGNSKNSDKSNNTGFFCGKAGYYARYRRGYPAEVFDTIVSRFSLAPGSAVLDLGCGTGNVALPLARRGLKIYAVDPDPEMREAGRSRARADRVPGISWLAGSDTTLGALGLPPLRLCTMGLSFHWMDRPAVLCALDTLIGPGGGVACLSRTDGFFSHLHEGWGRAVKEVLTEMLGDSWDYSGRLKKKLGNEKDRHEDVFARSPFSAFEVVEFPVRETFTVDEIIGHQLSTSYIDPVLLGERNAEFRDRLTKSLLALEPSGTFSSESVVQLIIAKRA; translated from the coding sequence ATGGCCGGGAACAGCAAAAATTCGGATAAATCCAATAATACCGGCTTCTTTTGCGGCAAGGCCGGCTATTATGCCCGGTACCGCAGGGGCTACCCGGCAGAGGTCTTTGATACGATCGTTTCCCGGTTTTCGCTTGCCCCGGGATCGGCAGTCCTCGATCTCGGCTGCGGGACCGGGAACGTGGCGCTTCCCCTTGCCCGGCGCGGCCTGAAGATCTATGCTGTTGACCCTGACCCGGAGATGCGCGAAGCGGGCCGCAGCCGGGCCAGAGCAGACCGGGTCCCCGGTATTTCCTGGCTTGCCGGCTCCGATACGACCCTTGGGGCCCTTGGCCTTCCACCGCTCCGGCTCTGCACCATGGGGCTCTCGTTCCACTGGATGGACCGGCCAGCGGTTCTTTGTGCCCTCGATACCCTGATAGGGCCCGGTGGGGGGGTAGCCTGCCTGAGCCGGACCGACGGGTTCTTCTCTCACCTCCATGAGGGGTGGGGCCGGGCGGTAAAAGAGGTCCTAACGGAGATGCTCGGCGATTCGTGGGACTATTCGGGGCGCCTTAAAAAGAAGCTCGGCAATGAGAAGGACCGGCATGAAGACGTCTTTGCCCGGTCCCCGTTTTCGGCCTTCGAAGTTGTGGAATTCCCGGTCCGCGAGACATTTACCGTGGACGAGATCATCGGCCACCAGCTCAGCACCTCGTACATCGACCCGGTTCTTCTCGGCGAGCGCAATGCCGAGTTCCGCGACCGGCTCACCAAAAGCCTGCTTGCACTCGAACCTTCGGGAACATTTTCCAGTGAATCGGTGGTCCAGCTTATCATTGCGAAGCGGGCGTAA
- a CDS encoding DJ-1/PfpI family protein, which yields MKIAFVLYDGVTLLDFAGAYDPLTRLRTRGFVPDLEYCTCARQERIRSFEGVELAVDMVSPDLSGFDYIVIPGGNVIADLLRDRKFIAWLSIDPGKTTVAAVCGGVLLAGAAGMLKTRRATTNPALTEILRKFAKEVSKDRVVDDDRVITAGGVTAAIDMGLYLAEKIAGPAARAAIQKQMDYPYYPPGPA from the coding sequence ATGAAGATCGCATTTGTTCTCTACGATGGCGTGACGCTCCTTGATTTTGCCGGTGCGTACGACCCGCTCACCCGGCTCAGGACCAGGGGCTTTGTGCCGGATCTGGAATACTGCACCTGTGCACGGCAGGAACGGATCCGGTCGTTCGAGGGCGTTGAACTTGCAGTGGACATGGTCAGCCCGGATCTTTCGGGATTCGATTACATTGTCATTCCCGGCGGGAACGTAATAGCAGACCTCCTCCGGGACCGGAAGTTTATCGCATGGCTTTCCATTGATCCGGGGAAAACAACCGTTGCCGCGGTCTGCGGGGGCGTACTGCTCGCCGGGGCGGCGGGGATGCTCAAGACCCGGCGGGCCACCACGAACCCGGCCCTCACGGAGATCCTCAGGAAATTTGCAAAAGAGGTATCGAAAGACCGGGTTGTGGATGACGATCGCGTGATCACGGCCGGGGGCGTGACCGCCGCCATTGACATGGGGCTGTACCTTGCAGAAAAGATCGCCGGTCCTGCTGCACGGGCCGCGATCCAGAAACAGATGGACTACCCGTACTATCCTCCGGGGCCGGCCTGA
- a CDS encoding GNAT family N-acetyltransferase gives MTGLRLHTRRLDLIPADREILSADLHDHTELSRLLDAEIPAAWPPSEMNTEVLAEFLRMETEQTDPFFACWYWVLDEPEAKRRILVGSGGTGTAYDEPGTVLIGYSVLDAFQGRGYATEAVREMIPAVFSYPRILRIMATTFPELKASLRVLEKTGFTCTGPTTPGSGLEEGTLGFVLDRSAWETACRHTSDPRPRDS, from the coding sequence ATGACCGGGCTCCGTCTCCATACCCGGCGTCTCGATCTCATTCCTGCAGACCGTGAGATCCTGTCCGCCGATCTCCATGACCATACGGAGCTTTCCCGGCTGCTGGATGCAGAGATCCCCGCAGCCTGGCCGCCTTCTGAAATGAACACAGAAGTCCTCGCCGAGTTCCTCCGGATGGAGACCGAACAGACCGATCCGTTCTTTGCCTGCTGGTACTGGGTGCTGGACGAGCCGGAGGCAAAGAGAAGAATCCTTGTCGGGAGCGGCGGGACCGGGACCGCATACGATGAGCCGGGGACCGTGCTCATCGGGTATTCGGTGCTCGATGCATTCCAGGGCCGGGGATATGCCACCGAGGCGGTACGGGAGATGATCCCGGCAGTCTTTTCCTATCCCCGGATCCTGCGGATCATGGCAACGACCTTTCCGGAACTCAAAGCATCCCTCCGGGTCCTTGAAAAGACCGGCTTTACCTGTACGGGACCGACAACACCCGGGTCGGGACTTGAGGAAGGAACGCTCGGGTTTGTGCTGGACCGGAGTGCGTGGGAGACCGCCTGCCGGCATACCTCCGATCCCCGACCGCGTGATTCATAG
- the folP gene encoding dihydropteroate synthase — MKTCTVNKLVIGGDAPVRVMGVINVSNESFYANSYVPLEEVHATAVAMIEQGADMIDLGARSTAPNTQAISGKTEAERVEAALNELDGSGITVSVDTMHPGVLAVCLNHDVHAANDIGGFIYPAYAKEVADAGLPAFVMAANRQPGDPVGVAETLASLEGVIKRCDEAGVKEYVLDPGVGIWTPMRSVEDDWELCRHFEEFLKFDRPVLAAVSRKTFIGMLLNRYPEERLPGTLAVTMELLQKGPSIIRTHDVAATRDIMKVRERMTRP; from the coding sequence ATGAAGACCTGCACCGTGAACAAGCTGGTGATCGGGGGCGATGCCCCGGTCCGGGTCATGGGCGTCATCAACGTGAGCAACGAGTCCTTCTACGCCAACTCCTACGTTCCTCTCGAAGAAGTGCATGCAACGGCAGTAGCAATGATCGAGCAGGGCGCGGACATGATCGATCTCGGCGCCCGGAGCACTGCACCGAACACGCAGGCGATCAGCGGGAAGACCGAGGCGGAACGGGTCGAGGCGGCATTGAACGAACTCGACGGGAGCGGGATCACGGTTTCCGTGGATACGATGCACCCGGGAGTGCTTGCGGTCTGCCTGAACCACGATGTCCACGCGGCAAACGATATCGGGGGATTTATTTACCCGGCGTATGCGAAAGAGGTGGCTGACGCCGGCCTCCCTGCCTTCGTGATGGCGGCAAACCGGCAGCCCGGCGATCCCGTGGGGGTCGCCGAGACGCTTGCCTCGCTCGAAGGCGTCATAAAAAGGTGCGATGAGGCCGGGGTAAAAGAGTACGTGCTCGACCCGGGCGTCGGGATCTGGACCCCAATGCGGTCGGTCGAGGACGACTGGGAACTCTGCCGGCACTTTGAGGAGTTTTTGAAATTTGACCGCCCGGTGCTAGCCGCGGTGTCACGGAAGACCTTTATCGGGATGCTCCTGAACCGCTATCCCGAAGAACGGCTCCCGGGCACCCTTGCCGTGACCATGGAGCTGTTACAAAAAGGCCCGTCCATCATCCGGACCCACGATGTGGCGGCCACCCGGGATATCATGAAAGTCCGCGAGCGCATGACGAGGCCGTAG
- a CDS encoding DUF5591 domain-containing protein encodes MAPPQQGPDDSRNKPFLTGPPFYLKEFEDSYRYIIDEYEVQPKKIAIFMPCAMKKPYSTSPSHQLIRMIISQVFDESQYHIVIFGTCGIVPTELETMYPYAHYRYMLGKCNDDKVKEDFLAVETDRVAGYLEKTRDTYTYRVGYCIGLFREAMVRGSKKAEIPLDLLLPTKDMIERVIEEEECRFQEGSLSMDEYLGEFCDSLIRFRNEHPDLKRSG; translated from the coding sequence ATGGCACCACCCCAGCAGGGACCGGATGATTCCCGCAATAAGCCGTTTCTCACCGGTCCCCCGTTTTACCTCAAAGAGTTCGAGGATTCTTACCGGTACATCATCGACGAGTACGAGGTGCAGCCCAAAAAAATTGCCATTTTTATGCCCTGCGCCATGAAAAAGCCGTACAGCACGAGCCCGAGCCACCAGCTCATCCGGATGATCATCTCGCAGGTCTTCGATGAGTCCCAGTACCACATCGTGATCTTCGGCACCTGCGGGATCGTGCCTACCGAACTTGAAACCATGTACCCGTATGCCCACTACCGGTACATGCTCGGGAAGTGCAATGACGACAAGGTAAAAGAGGACTTCCTTGCGGTTGAGACCGACCGGGTGGCCGGCTATCTGGAAAAGACCCGGGATACCTATACCTACCGTGTCGGGTACTGCATCGGCCTTTTCCGCGAAGCGATGGTCCGGGGATCCAAAAAAGCCGAAATCCCTCTCGACCTCCTCCTCCCGACAAAGGACATGATCGAACGGGTGATCGAGGAAGAAGAGTGCCGGTTCCAGGAAGGGAGCCTCTCGATGGACGAGTACCTGGGCGAGTTCTGCGACTCCCTTATCCGGTTCAGGAACGAACACCCGGACCTGAAACGTTCCGGGTAA
- the glyA gene encoding serine hydroxymethyltransferase, with protein MSYLSQTDPEIANIIEMERLRQTNGLELIASENIVSRAVLEAMGSIMTNKYAEGYPGKRYYGGCEFHDMAENLARDRLKKLFGAQHANVQPHSGTQANMAVYFANMKLGEKIFSMKLNQGGHLSHGAPVSFTGKFYQVAQYGVDPKTEVLDYGAVGEMAKKEKPQMIVCGASAYPRTIDFKAFQEIADDVGAFCMADIAHIAGLVATKQHPTSVGVVNFTTTTTHKTLRGPRGGAIMCNEEYAAAIDKAVFPGMQGGPLMHVISAKAVCFEEALRPSFTEYNKQIIKNAKVLAETLMNNGIRLVSGGTDNHLMLIDLTNQHLTGLEAEVALGKAGITVNKNTIPNETKSPFVTSGLRVGTPAVTSRGMKEAEMRQIGNWIASVVKDIKNETLIAKVNGEVTAMAQKYPIYPTV; from the coding sequence ATGTCGTATCTATCCCAAACCGATCCAGAAATTGCAAATATTATAGAGATGGAGCGGCTCCGGCAGACGAACGGCCTGGAGCTGATCGCTTCCGAGAACATTGTCAGCCGTGCGGTGCTCGAAGCGATGGGTTCGATTATGACCAACAAGTACGCCGAGGGCTACCCGGGGAAGCGGTACTATGGCGGCTGCGAGTTCCACGATATGGCAGAGAACCTCGCCCGCGACCGGTTAAAGAAACTCTTCGGCGCACAGCACGCAAATGTCCAGCCCCACTCGGGCACCCAGGCAAATATGGCAGTCTATTTTGCCAACATGAAACTGGGCGAGAAGATATTCTCCATGAAACTCAACCAGGGCGGCCACCTTTCTCACGGCGCCCCGGTCAGTTTCACCGGCAAATTCTACCAGGTCGCCCAGTACGGAGTAGACCCGAAGACGGAAGTTCTGGATTACGGCGCGGTCGGCGAGATGGCGAAAAAAGAGAAGCCGCAGATGATTGTGTGCGGTGCATCTGCCTACCCGCGGACCATTGATTTCAAGGCATTCCAGGAGATCGCCGATGATGTAGGCGCCTTCTGCATGGCGGATATCGCCCACATTGCCGGCCTCGTGGCCACCAAGCAGCACCCGACCTCTGTCGGCGTCGTGAACTTTACGACCACTACGACCCACAAGACCCTCCGCGGCCCCCGCGGCGGCGCGATCATGTGCAACGAGGAATATGCAGCGGCAATCGACAAGGCGGTCTTCCCGGGCATGCAGGGCGGCCCCTTAATGCACGTCATCAGCGCAAAGGCAGTCTGCTTTGAAGAGGCGCTCAGGCCCTCGTTTACCGAATACAACAAGCAGATCATCAAGAACGCAAAAGTGCTCGCCGAGACCTTAATGAACAACGGCATCCGGCTCGTTTCGGGCGGCACCGACAACCACCTGATGCTCATCGACCTCACCAACCAGCACCTGACCGGCCTCGAGGCCGAGGTTGCCCTGGGTAAGGCAGGCATCACGGTCAACAAGAACACGATCCCGAACGAGACGAAAAGCCCGTTTGTCACGAGCGGTCTCCGGGTAGGTACCCCGGCCGTCACCTCGCGGGGCATGAAAGAGGCCGAGATGCGCCAGATCGGGAACTGGATCGCGTCGGTGGTAAAGGATATCAAGAACGAGACGCTGATCGCAAAGGTAAACGGGGAAGTCACTGCAATGGCGCAGAAGTACCCGATTTACCCGACAGTATAA
- the folD gene encoding bifunctional methylenetetrahydrofolate dehydrogenase/methenyltetrahydrofolate cyclohydrolase FolD, which produces MVTILDGKAVSEKRLELTKEAIGESGLYPRLATVIVGSDPASQMYVRMKHRACERVGIGSVGIEIPDDATTAKVLETVARLNADNDINGILVQLPLPKQIDTDKVISAVKIEKDVDGFHPTSLGLLMSGKPCFTPCTPTGIMTILKEYNIPVAGARAAVVGRSIDVGRPMAALLTNADATVTICHSKTRDLPGELRRADILVSAIGKAHFITPEMVKPGAVVIDVGINQLNGKLVGDVDFDAVKEVASAITPVPGGVGPMTIATLMENTFTAAQRMQ; this is translated from the coding sequence ATGGTCACCATACTTGACGGGAAAGCAGTATCGGAAAAGCGGCTCGAACTCACAAAAGAGGCGATCGGCGAATCCGGCCTGTACCCGCGCCTTGCCACCGTGATTGTGGGAAGCGACCCGGCCTCGCAGATGTACGTCCGGATGAAGCACCGGGCCTGCGAGCGCGTGGGGATCGGCTCGGTCGGGATCGAGATCCCGGACGATGCCACCACGGCAAAGGTGCTGGAGACCGTTGCCCGGCTCAATGCGGACAATGATATCAACGGCATCCTCGTCCAGCTCCCACTCCCGAAACAGATCGATACCGATAAGGTCATCTCCGCGGTGAAGATCGAAAAGGACGTGGACGGGTTCCACCCCACGAGCCTTGGCCTCTTAATGAGCGGGAAGCCCTGCTTTACTCCATGCACCCCGACCGGGATTATGACGATCTTAAAAGAATACAACATACCGGTTGCCGGCGCACGGGCCGCAGTCGTGGGCCGGAGCATCGATGTGGGACGGCCGATGGCAGCGCTCCTCACGAACGCCGATGCAACGGTCACCATCTGCCACAGCAAAACCCGTGACCTCCCCGGGGAGCTCCGACGGGCCGACATCCTGGTCTCGGCCATAGGAAAAGCTCACTTCATCACACCGGAGATGGTCAAACCCGGCGCGGTTGTCATCGATGTCGGGATCAACCAGCTCAACGGGAAACTCGTGGGCGACGTTGATTTCGATGCAGTAAAAGAGGTAGCATCCGCGATTACCCCGGTTCCCGGGGGTGTCGGTCCCATGACCATTGCAACGCTCATGGAGAACACTTTCACCGCAGCGCAGAGGATGCAATGA
- the cofE gene encoding coenzyme F420-0:L-glutamate ligase encodes MKNSYTVIGLSTGIIRPGDPFVDRIIESAKAAAGGFCDGDVLVLAETAVATAEGHVIHLDAVTPSSRAEELAKKHHMDPRTVEVVLAESDDIVGGIPGFLLCMKQGTLLPNAGVDASNAPPGCIVPLPKDPDASAKRIRREIESRCSVSVGVLVIDSRTHAMRLGCSGVAIGCSGIDSVIDDRGRSDLFGRKLEVTKRAVADNIASAAELVMGEADECTPAVIVRGLGMPIGDQEGVGTIDADECLFMGVFRRGRQE; translated from the coding sequence ATGAAGAACTCATATACGGTGATCGGCCTCTCCACGGGGATCATCCGTCCCGGCGACCCGTTTGTGGACCGGATCATCGAGTCGGCAAAAGCGGCCGCCGGGGGATTTTGTGACGGCGATGTCCTGGTCCTTGCCGAGACCGCTGTTGCCACCGCGGAAGGACATGTCATCCATCTCGATGCGGTAACGCCGTCTTCCCGTGCAGAGGAGCTGGCAAAGAAGCACCACATGGACCCCCGCACCGTGGAAGTGGTCCTTGCCGAGAGCGACGATATTGTCGGGGGGATCCCGGGGTTCCTGCTCTGCATGAAGCAGGGCACCCTGCTCCCGAATGCAGGGGTGGATGCCTCGAACGCCCCGCCGGGCTGTATTGTCCCGCTGCCAAAGGACCCGGATGCAAGCGCAAAGAGGATCCGCAGGGAGATCGAGAGCCGGTGCAGCGTCTCTGTCGGGGTGCTTGTTATCGACAGCAGGACACATGCCATGCGGCTGGGGTGTTCCGGCGTTGCCATCGGGTGCTCCGGGATCGATTCGGTGATCGATGACCGGGGCAGGAGCGACCTCTTCGGGCGCAAGCTCGAGGTGACTAAACGGGCCGTGGCCGACAACATCGCCTCAGCAGCAGAACTGGTCATGGGCGAGGCCGATGAATGCACGCCGGCCGTTATTGTCCGGGGACTGGGCATGCCCATCGGCGACCAGGAAGGCGTCGGGACCATCGATGCCGACGAATGCCTGTTCATGGGCGTATTCCGCAGGGGCAGGCAGGAATAG